A genome region from Chengkuizengella sp. SCS-71B includes the following:
- a CDS encoding phosphatase PAP2 family protein translates to MTIESMTEVYVYIFLTIIVLFVYLYPKNPLTPAFKSFKQFFTSWKMILHFAAIAFILFLNKIELTIEENMSLDYDLTPLFYGWEGNIVYTIQNFFHNDLLTTVVVYFYVVVFTSLIIASFLVYLNEKDNKLFYTFCYAIMLNYGLAIPFYLFFPINEVWAHEPAGVQFLMLDVFPTFETEYRALSGLNNCFPSLHTSISVTLCLIALKSNNIRWKSIVLISAGIIIFSIFYLGIHWIADMIGGVLLALFASYIAQRIADGRFSLRKSKTEQFTQDKTVEQ, encoded by the coding sequence TTGACTATTGAATCAATGACTGAAGTTTATGTATATATCTTTTTAACTATTATTGTATTATTCGTATATCTGTATCCTAAAAATCCCTTAACTCCTGCTTTCAAATCATTTAAACAATTTTTCACTTCTTGGAAAATGATATTACATTTTGCCGCTATAGCTTTCATATTGTTTTTAAATAAAATAGAATTAACCATAGAAGAAAATATGAGTTTAGATTATGACCTGACCCCACTGTTTTATGGATGGGAAGGAAATATAGTATATACGATTCAAAACTTCTTTCACAATGATTTACTTACTACCGTTGTTGTATATTTTTATGTTGTGGTGTTTACTTCATTAATCATCGCTTCTTTTTTAGTTTATTTAAATGAAAAAGATAATAAACTGTTTTATACTTTTTGTTATGCTATCATGCTTAACTACGGATTAGCGATTCCATTTTATTTATTTTTTCCTATTAATGAAGTTTGGGCACATGAACCTGCAGGTGTACAATTTTTAATGCTGGACGTTTTTCCAACATTTGAAACTGAATATAGGGCTCTTTCTGGATTAAATAATTGTTTCCCTAGTTTACATACCTCCATATCTGTAACTCTTTGTTTAATTGCGTTAAAATCAAACAATATTAGATGGAAGAGTATTGTTCTTATCAGCGCAGGTATTATTATATTCTCTATATTTTATTTAGGTATTCACTGGATAGCGGATATGATTGGTGGCGTATTACTTGCACTTTTTGCATCTTATATCGCACAGCGTATCGCTGATGGAAGATTTAGTTTAAGAAAAAGTAAAACTGAGCAGTTTACTCAAGATAAAACCGTTGAGCAGTAA
- the yajC gene encoding preprotein translocase subunit YajC translates to MLLAEAGTTGEPSMLTTFVLPLVLMFAVFYFLLIRPQQKKQKARNLMLGDLKKGDKVITIGGIHGTIFEITDDMVVLQINDATKMTFDRSAVNGVKTD, encoded by the coding sequence ATGTTATTAGCGGAAGCTGGAACAACAGGAGAACCAAGTATGTTAACTACTTTTGTATTACCATTGGTATTAATGTTTGCAGTGTTTTATTTCTTGTTAATTAGACCACAGCAAAAAAAGCAAAAAGCTCGTAACTTAATGTTAGGAGATTTGAAAAAAGGCGATAAGGTCATAACAATTGGTGGAATTCACGGTACAATCTTTGAAATTACTGATGATATGGTAGTTCTTCAAATCAATGATGCTACAAAAATGACATTTGACCGTTCAGCAGTAAATGGTGTGAAAACGGATTAA
- the tgt gene encoding tRNA guanosine(34) transglycosylase Tgt, which translates to MPLKYELIKTCKQSGARLGKIHTPHGTIDTPIFMPVGTLATVKTMSPEELKQMEAQIILSNTYHLFLRPGHEIVKEAGGLHTFMNWDRPILTDSGGFQVFSLSEMRKITEEGVEFRSHLNGDKLFISPEKSIEIQNALGADIIMAFDECPPYPADYEYVKKSLERTTRWAERCIQAHQRKKDQALFGIVQGGMYEDLRKQSAEQLTSFDFLGYAIGGLSVGEPKHLMYEALEYTVPHLPTQKPRYLMGVGSPDALLEGTIRGMDMFDCVLPTRIARNGTTMTSEGRLVIRNAKFEKDFGPLDPNCSCYTCTHYSRAYIRHLLKANEIFGIRLTTYHNLHFLIELMKNVRQAISEDRLLDFKEEFFDQYGLHNNDKGF; encoded by the coding sequence ATGCCACTAAAATATGAACTTATAAAAACGTGTAAACAATCTGGAGCACGGTTAGGTAAAATCCATACACCACATGGAACAATAGACACACCTATTTTTATGCCGGTAGGTACATTAGCCACCGTAAAAACAATGAGCCCTGAGGAATTGAAACAGATGGAGGCTCAAATTATTTTAAGCAATACGTATCATTTATTTTTAAGACCAGGACACGAAATTGTGAAAGAAGCTGGTGGGTTACATACGTTTATGAATTGGGATCGCCCTATTTTAACAGATAGCGGTGGATTTCAAGTTTTTAGTTTAAGTGAAATGAGAAAAATCACTGAGGAAGGTGTGGAGTTTCGGTCTCATCTTAATGGTGATAAATTGTTCATTTCACCTGAAAAGTCGATTGAAATTCAAAATGCACTTGGAGCTGACATTATCATGGCATTTGATGAATGTCCTCCTTATCCCGCAGATTATGAATATGTAAAAAAGTCTTTAGAACGGACCACCAGATGGGCAGAGCGTTGTATTCAAGCTCATCAAAGAAAAAAGGATCAAGCATTATTTGGAATCGTTCAAGGTGGTATGTACGAAGACTTAAGAAAACAAAGTGCAGAACAGTTGACTTCTTTTGATTTTCTAGGTTATGCTATTGGTGGACTAAGTGTTGGTGAACCAAAACATTTGATGTATGAGGCATTGGAATATACAGTTCCACATCTGCCAACTCAGAAACCTCGTTACTTAATGGGGGTAGGTTCTCCAGATGCTTTATTAGAAGGAACAATTCGAGGGATGGATATGTTTGACTGTGTCTTACCTACAAGAATTGCTCGAAATGGCACTACGATGACTAGTGAAGGCCGATTAGTTATACGTAATGCCAAGTTTGAGAAGGACTTTGGACCACTGGATCCCAATTGTTCTTGTTACACTTGCACTCATTATTCACGTGCATACATACGACATTTGTTAAAAGCAAATGAAATCTTTGGAATTCGTTTGACAACTTATCATAATCTGCACTTTTTAATTGAATTGATGAAAAATGTCAGACAAGCAATATCTGAGGATCGGTTGTTGGATTTCAAAGAGGAATTTTTTGATCAGTATGGCCTACATAATAATGATAAAGGATTTTGA
- the queA gene encoding tRNA preQ1(34) S-adenosylmethionine ribosyltransferase-isomerase QueA, protein MNVNLYNFDLPEHLIAQTPLENRTESRLLALDKTSGNVEHKQFEDLIDFLRPNDTLVLNNTKVIPARLFGIKKHTGAKAEVLLLKNLANDRWEALVKPAKRLKKGSIIEFGTLRNPLLTAEVEAESEMGQRVLKFTYEGIFPELLDQLGHMPLPPYIKEQLEDKDRYQTVFAKEEGSAAAPTAGLHFTESYLNKIRDKGVTITYVTLHVGLGTFRPVSVEDIDDHKMHSEYYEINDECAKTLNESVNSGGRIIAVGTTVVRTLETAAIHQKIGEFKACNGWTDIFIYPGYELKLVNALLTNFHLPKSTLLMLISAFAGREQVLQAYQEAIQKEYRFFSFGDAMFIY, encoded by the coding sequence ATGAATGTAAATTTATATAATTTTGATTTACCAGAACATTTAATTGCTCAAACACCACTAGAGAATCGTACTGAATCTCGTTTATTAGCATTAGATAAAACATCAGGGAATGTAGAACACAAACAGTTTGAAGATTTAATTGATTTTTTACGCCCTAATGATACACTTGTGCTGAACAATACGAAGGTGATTCCTGCTAGGCTCTTTGGAATTAAAAAACACACAGGTGCAAAAGCAGAAGTTTTATTGTTGAAAAATTTAGCAAATGATCGTTGGGAAGCACTAGTTAAACCTGCAAAAAGATTAAAAAAGGGATCAATTATTGAATTTGGCACATTGAGAAATCCTCTTTTAACTGCTGAAGTAGAAGCAGAGAGCGAAATGGGTCAGAGAGTTTTAAAATTTACTTATGAAGGCATATTTCCAGAACTTTTAGATCAATTAGGCCATATGCCCCTGCCGCCATACATAAAGGAACAATTAGAAGATAAGGATCGTTATCAGACAGTGTTTGCCAAAGAAGAAGGTTCTGCAGCTGCCCCAACAGCAGGGTTACATTTTACAGAGTCTTATTTAAACAAAATTAGAGATAAAGGTGTAACCATTACTTATGTTACATTACATGTCGGTCTTGGAACCTTCAGACCCGTTTCTGTAGAGGATATCGATGATCATAAAATGCATTCTGAGTATTATGAAATAAATGATGAATGTGCCAAAACTTTAAATGAGTCTGTTAATAGTGGAGGAAGGATTATAGCTGTCGGAACTACCGTGGTTAGAACGTTAGAAACTGCAGCCATTCATCAAAAAATTGGAGAGTTTAAAGCGTGTAACGGCTGGACTGATATTTTTATTTACCCTGGTTATGAGTTGAAGTTAGTTAATGCTTTGTTGACTAACTTTCATTTGCCTAAATCTACATTACTGATGTTGATCAGTGCATTTGCAGGTAGAGAACAAGTGTTGCAAGCATATCAAGAAGCTATCCAAAAAGAATACCGTTTTTTTAGTTTTGGAGATGCCATGTTTATATATTAA
- a CDS encoding SpoIID/LytB domain-containing protein, whose protein sequence is MSLIRTGKGIKLGLVFVMFFSMILFQFSGKTYAAKSLEDIRVALMIQSLHTKSSATLVANGGLEIGIRESSGIKKWVSEDGSEKTKVSLDQYMLKIIETSDFNQATSLSEKVEGSSAFIFKSNRDGKPMYQVYAGTYASISEAKNIKSSLEKSLNQSDIVITGPNYLSAASYDSKKDAENLISDLSGVGIDSYLVYQENNKGDLMYSVWVGGVANQSDLNDIRNKITSSFPGLELKSVEADFPYLVVRNGLSSNDKSSTIPHYFLNVNGQKLWISSDSSDIKIEEKYNRSYRGNIEITQYKDRLAVINELPFEQYLYSVVSTEMGSEWPSEALKAQAIAARTYALQLGMKYQIAHISDTTFDQAYKGSTVENAHVTNAVKDTEGMVLKGSNGDLIMPFYYSNAGGLTAAPSEIWDSPIDYVQSVPSPDDIAEEGLLLWDHVILANGTIGYIRTDFTSNTSKKNAGGFPIVKVTDNQINVRQAPFVNNEINAPIAKVRAGDQLILLDQVIESNSYRWITKPYSADELLESINKTSNNVITGELESLEITDRGPSGRVLEIEANGTVIEVSYPDRYRTALNSIRSTRFEIDQTNNYTVLGADGNTLEFPDSDERLHVIDSGSTSEKAHSEFIVLNGENHIRVLTEEPQFRIIGYGYGHGLGMSQWGARQLAEFVGYDYKEILKYYYKDVNIEKVD, encoded by the coding sequence ATGTCGCTTATTCGAACAGGGAAGGGAATAAAGTTAGGACTTGTTTTCGTTATGTTTTTTTCAATGATATTATTCCAATTTTCAGGAAAAACGTATGCAGCAAAAAGTTTAGAAGATATCCGCGTGGCTTTGATGATTCAATCATTACATACTAAATCAAGTGCAACATTAGTTGCAAATGGTGGATTAGAGATTGGGATAAGGGAGTCTTCTGGAATAAAAAAATGGGTTTCAGAGGATGGTTCTGAAAAAACAAAAGTTAGTTTAGATCAGTATATGCTTAAAATAATAGAAACTAGTGATTTTAATCAAGCGACCTCATTAAGTGAAAAAGTAGAAGGTAGCAGTGCGTTTATTTTTAAGTCGAATAGAGATGGAAAACCAATGTACCAAGTGTATGCGGGTACCTATGCTAGTATAAGTGAAGCTAAAAATATCAAATCTTCCTTAGAAAAATCTTTAAATCAGTCTGATATTGTGATCACTGGTCCAAACTATTTGAGTGCAGCTTCATACGATAGTAAAAAAGATGCTGAAAACCTTATTTCTGATTTATCTGGAGTAGGAATAGACAGCTATTTGGTATATCAGGAAAATAATAAAGGCGATTTAATGTATTCAGTATGGGTAGGAGGAGTAGCAAATCAAAGTGATTTAAACGATATAAGGAATAAGATCACAAGCTCGTTCCCTGGATTAGAATTAAAGTCGGTAGAAGCTGATTTCCCATATTTAGTCGTTAGAAACGGATTATCTTCAAATGACAAAAGTTCAACAATTCCACATTATTTCCTTAATGTAAATGGACAAAAACTCTGGATTTCATCAGACTCATCAGATATAAAAATAGAAGAAAAATACAATCGATCTTATAGAGGGAATATAGAGATTACACAGTATAAGGATCGTTTAGCTGTTATTAATGAACTTCCTTTTGAACAATATTTATATAGTGTTGTGAGTACGGAAATGGGCTCAGAATGGCCATCTGAAGCTTTAAAAGCACAGGCTATTGCAGCGCGCACTTATGCGTTACAGCTAGGAATGAAATATCAAATTGCTCATATTTCAGATACTACATTTGATCAAGCTTATAAAGGATCTACTGTAGAAAATGCTCATGTAACAAATGCGGTTAAGGATACAGAAGGAATGGTTTTAAAAGGGTCTAATGGAGATTTGATTATGCCCTTTTATTATTCCAATGCAGGTGGTTTAACAGCAGCTCCTTCAGAAATATGGGATTCCCCAATTGATTATGTCCAGAGTGTACCAAGTCCAGATGATATTGCAGAAGAAGGGCTTCTATTGTGGGATCATGTTATCTTAGCCAATGGGACGATTGGGTACATTCGAACGGACTTTACATCTAATACGAGCAAAAAGAATGCGGGTGGTTTTCCAATTGTTAAAGTCACGGATAATCAAATTAATGTTAGACAGGCCCCGTTTGTAAATAATGAAATCAATGCTCCTATTGCAAAAGTGAGAGCTGGGGATCAATTAATTTTACTTGATCAAGTAATAGAGTCTAATTCATATAGATGGATAACCAAACCTTATTCTGCCGATGAATTACTTGAAAGTATAAACAAAACTTCCAACAATGTTATCACTGGAGAGTTAGAATCATTGGAAATTACAGATCGAGGACCTTCAGGGAGAGTTCTTGAAATAGAAGCAAATGGAACAGTAATAGAAGTAAGTTATCCAGATCGTTATCGCACAGCCTTAAATAGTATAAGAAGCACTAGATTTGAAATTGATCAAACGAACAATTATACTGTATTAGGTGCGGATGGCAATACATTAGAGTTTCCTGATTCTGATGAAAGATTACATGTGATAGATTCGGGATCAACTTCTGAAAAAGCTCATTCAGAATTTATTGTATTAAACGGGGAAAATCATATTCGTGTGCTTACAGAAGAACCACAGTTTCGTATAATTGGTTACGGATACGGTCATGGTTTAGGCATGTCCCAATGGGGTGCTAGACAGCTAGCTGAATTTGTAGGGTATGATTACAAAGAAATTCTGAAATACTACTATAAGGATGTTAACATCGAAAAGGTTGATTAA
- the ruvB gene encoding Holliday junction branch migration DNA helicase RuvB has protein sequence MDDDRIISANLMMEDQEAELSLRPRFLAEYIGQENIKENLKIYIEAAKLRKEALDHVLLYGPPGLGKTTLSNIIANELGVNIRVTSGPAIDRPGDLAAILTNLQEGDVLFIDEVHRLNRQVEEVLYPAMEDFALDIIIGKGPSARSVRLDLPPFTLIGATTRAGLLSSPLRDRFGVMCRLEFYTIDELSYIVTRASEILEVEIIGEAASEIARRSRGTPRIANRLLKRVRDFAQVKGDGIITIEIAQTALKNIQVDDLGLDHIDHKILNTIIKNFAGGPVGLETIAATIGEEGQTIDDVYEPYLLQIGFLQRTPRGRVVTPLAYKHLGIAIPGGEQ, from the coding sequence ATGGATGATGATCGCATCATATCAGCTAATTTAATGATGGAGGATCAAGAAGCTGAATTAAGTTTAAGACCTCGATTTTTAGCTGAATATATTGGACAAGAAAATATCAAGGAAAATTTGAAAATATATATTGAAGCAGCAAAATTACGCAAAGAAGCACTTGATCATGTATTACTGTACGGCCCTCCTGGTTTAGGAAAAACAACACTCTCCAACATTATTGCCAATGAATTAGGAGTTAATATCCGTGTAACATCTGGTCCAGCTATTGATAGACCTGGAGATTTAGCAGCTATATTAACAAATTTACAAGAAGGGGATGTGCTCTTTATTGATGAAGTTCATCGCCTAAACAGACAGGTGGAGGAAGTATTATATCCAGCTATGGAGGATTTTGCATTGGATATTATTATAGGAAAGGGTCCTAGTGCTCGTTCCGTTCGTTTAGATTTACCCCCGTTCACATTAATTGGAGCCACTACAAGAGCTGGTTTATTATCTTCTCCATTACGAGATCGATTTGGTGTGATGTGTCGATTGGAGTTTTATACAATAGATGAATTGAGTTATATTGTTACAAGAGCTTCTGAAATATTAGAAGTTGAAATTATTGGAGAAGCGGCGTCTGAGATTGCAAGACGTTCAAGAGGCACACCACGTATTGCCAATCGTTTATTAAAAAGAGTTCGTGATTTTGCTCAAGTTAAGGGAGACGGAATCATTACTATAGAGATAGCACAAACAGCACTTAAAAACATTCAAGTTGATGATTTAGGTTTGGATCATATTGATCATAAAATTCTAAATACGATTATTAAAAATTTTGCTGGCGGTCCGGTTGGGTTAGAAACGATAGCTGCAACTATAGGAGAAGAAGGTCAAACGATTGATGACGTTTATGAACCTTATCTATTGCAAATCGGATTTTTACAGCGAACTCCTCGTGGAAGAGTAGTCACACCACTTGCATACAAACATTTGGGAATTGCTATACCAGGAGGAGAACAATAG
- the ruvA gene encoding Holliday junction branch migration protein RuvA: MLDFLRGTVAHMQTDYIVLDVNGVGYRVFCSNPYVFHVDKEVQIFIHQHVREDAILLYGFKTREEQTLFRRLIDVSGIGPRVAVGILSGATPQNIISSIQQENITFLTKLPGIGKKTAQRVILDLKDKLDHIVSTDSTHDHIAVVSSDQSDVSMPTPWVEAKEALIGLGYSEKEVDQVWEVIRTKVDQNDTVETIMKKALQSLFEG, translated from the coding sequence ATGTTAGATTTTTTAAGAGGAACTGTTGCACACATGCAAACGGATTACATCGTGTTGGATGTAAATGGTGTTGGATATAGAGTCTTTTGCTCAAATCCATATGTTTTTCATGTTGATAAAGAGGTTCAAATATTTATACATCAGCATGTTAGAGAAGATGCTATTTTATTGTATGGATTTAAAACAAGAGAGGAACAAACCTTATTTAGAAGATTGATTGATGTTTCTGGAATAGGACCACGTGTTGCAGTAGGTATTCTTTCTGGAGCTACTCCTCAAAATATTATTAGTTCCATTCAGCAAGAAAACATTACTTTTCTAACCAAACTTCCTGGTATAGGTAAGAAAACAGCTCAAAGAGTTATTCTTGATTTGAAGGATAAATTAGATCATATTGTGTCTACTGATTCAACACATGACCATATTGCAGTAGTTTCGTCAGATCAAAGTGATGTTTCTATGCCTACACCATGGGTGGAAGCAAAAGAAGCTTTAATTGGTTTAGGTTATTCAGAAAAAGAAGTAGATCAAGTTTGGGAAGTAATACGAACTAAAGTTGATCAAAACGATACAGTGGAAACGATTATGAAAAAGGCATTACAATCCTTGTTTGAGGGTTAA
- the ruvC gene encoding crossover junction endodeoxyribonuclease RuvC gives MRILGIDPGYAIVGFGFVDKVGSKLVPVQYGCIQTKAHTDPSIRLMDIYDSMIQLIDKYKPDAAAIEQLYFNRNVTTAIAVGQARGVLMLACKQKGLEIGEYTPLQIKQAIVGYGKAEKKQVQDMVKMFLSLSEIPKPDDVADALAIAICHAHSSTLQNKLQNNITRRGM, from the coding sequence TTGCGAATTTTAGGAATTGATCCGGGTTATGCCATCGTAGGATTTGGTTTTGTGGATAAAGTTGGCAGCAAGCTAGTGCCAGTTCAATATGGATGTATTCAAACAAAAGCCCACACCGATCCATCCATTCGCTTAATGGACATCTATGATTCAATGATTCAATTAATTGATAAATATAAACCAGATGCAGCTGCAATTGAGCAATTATATTTTAATCGTAATGTAACTACTGCGATTGCAGTAGGTCAAGCTCGTGGAGTTTTAATGTTAGCATGTAAACAAAAGGGGCTGGAAATTGGAGAGTATACTCCATTGCAGATCAAGCAAGCCATTGTTGGTTATGGAAAGGCAGAAAAAAAGCAAGTACAAGATATGGTGAAAATGTTTTTGAGCTTGTCAGAAATACCAAAACCAGATGATGTTGCTGATGCATTAGCTATTGCTATATGTCACGCTCATTCATCCACTTTGCAAAACAAATTACAAAATAATATAACAAGAAGAGGAATGTAA
- a CDS encoding MgtC/SapB family protein, protein MMEIWLKLGLASAMGFMIGIEREIRRKPLGLKTCFVLAVSSCLLTIVSIESAYQFDKPDRIMMDPMRLAAQIVTGVGFIGAGVILRRSNDVISGLTTAAMLWGASGLGIAVGAGFYIESLIGVAFILFGVEIVPLLLKWIGPKTLRLKEKKLKIFLNNNENMTEIIKEINAKKINIKNVVVKDLKDEKYLMDLRIMVDEKHYTTDVYYDIHSIKGVVNVEIEG, encoded by the coding sequence ATGATGGAAATTTGGTTGAAGCTCGGATTAGCATCCGCAATGGGATTTATGATCGGGATTGAACGTGAGATTAGGAGAAAGCCACTTGGACTAAAAACTTGTTTTGTTTTAGCAGTGAGCAGTTGTTTATTAACAATAGTTTCCATTGAATCTGCATATCAGTTTGACAAGCCAGATCGAATTATGATGGATCCCATGCGTTTAGCAGCACAAATTGTAACTGGAGTTGGATTTATTGGAGCTGGGGTTATATTACGACGAAGTAATGATGTGATAAGCGGATTAACAACAGCTGCTATGTTATGGGGAGCATCTGGATTAGGTATTGCAGTAGGAGCTGGGTTTTATATTGAAAGTTTAATAGGTGTTGCATTTATTTTATTTGGGGTTGAAATTGTTCCTCTTCTTTTAAAATGGATTGGTCCTAAAACACTTAGACTTAAAGAAAAGAAATTGAAGATTTTTCTTAATAACAATGAAAACATGACAGAAATTATAAAAGAAATCAACGCAAAAAAAATAAATATTAAAAACGTAGTTGTGAAAGATTTAAAAGATGAAAAATATCTTATGGATCTACGTATTATGGTGGATGAAAAACATTATACAACAGATGTTTATTATGATATTCACAGTATAAAAGGGGTCGTGAATGTTGAAATAGAAGGATAG
- a CDS encoding ArsB/NhaD family transporter encodes MHEEVISEVSNFQYWAAIAIFLFAYAFIISEKINRAVIALFGAGLMIVLGIVDLELAFTHHIEWDTITLLIGMMILVGITSKSGVFQYVAIKTAKAAKGNPITILLYLSLLTAVGSAFLDNVTTVLLIVPVTFSITRILNVNPVPFLISEILFSNIGGTATLVGDPPNIMIGSANPHLTFNKFIINLAPVVLVIMAVTIIIIYFLYRKQIKTSQEMIDKLMSLDEKSYIKDPVLMKKSVAVLLLTILGFILHNVLHLEAAVIAMAGATLLMLIGVKEHDLEEVFESVEWVTIFFFVGLFTLVGGLIDIGLIETLAQKALDVTGGNIPFAAYLILWISGVASATIDNIPFVATMIPLLQDMATGMGLSADSPQFEVLWWSLALGACLGGNGTLIGASANVIVAGMASREGKGFSYIKFLLIGAPITLVSLIIAHAYLYLFLL; translated from the coding sequence TTGCACGAAGAAGTAATTTCAGAAGTAAGTAATTTTCAATATTGGGCTGCCATTGCAATTTTTTTATTTGCATATGCCTTTATAATATCTGAAAAAATCAATCGAGCCGTCATCGCATTATTTGGTGCCGGATTAATGATTGTGCTTGGAATTGTAGATTTGGAACTTGCATTTACTCATCATATCGAATGGGATACGATTACTTTATTGATTGGTATGATGATACTTGTAGGTATCACTAGTAAGTCAGGTGTATTCCAGTATGTGGCCATCAAAACAGCAAAAGCAGCTAAAGGGAATCCAATCACTATCTTACTTTACCTTTCTTTATTAACAGCTGTTGGTTCCGCCTTTTTAGATAATGTAACTACCGTACTTTTAATTGTGCCAGTTACATTTTCAATTACAAGGATATTAAATGTAAATCCAGTTCCATTCTTAATATCAGAAATATTATTTTCCAATATCGGAGGAACAGCAACTCTTGTAGGAGACCCTCCAAACATTATGATTGGATCAGCAAATCCACATTTAACGTTTAACAAATTTATAATCAATCTTGCTCCAGTTGTATTAGTCATCATGGCTGTTACAATCATCATTATTTACTTTTTATACCGCAAACAAATTAAAACAAGTCAGGAAATGATTGACAAGTTAATGAGTTTAGATGAAAAATCGTATATTAAAGATCCTGTATTAATGAAAAAGTCTGTTGCAGTGCTACTTTTGACCATTCTTGGCTTTATTCTTCATAATGTGCTTCATCTTGAGGCTGCTGTTATTGCCATGGCAGGTGCTACACTGCTTATGTTAATTGGAGTAAAAGAACACGACTTAGAAGAAGTTTTTGAATCTGTAGAATGGGTAACCATTTTCTTCTTTGTTGGATTATTTACATTAGTTGGTGGGCTTATTGATATTGGTTTAATCGAAACTTTAGCTCAAAAAGCGTTGGATGTAACTGGTGGAAATATTCCTTTCGCTGCATATCTAATTCTTTGGATTTCAGGTGTTGCTTCCGCGACAATAGATAATATACCTTTTGTTGCCACGATGATCCCTTTATTGCAAGATATGGCGACGGGAATGGGTCTAAGCGCAGACTCACCTCAGTTTGAGGTATTATGGTGGTCATTAGCATTAGGTGCTTGTTTAGGAGGAAATGGTACTTTAATAGGAGCATCAGCAAATGTCATTGTAGCTGGTATGGCTTCTCGTGAAGGAAAAGGGTTTAGCTATATAAAGTTTTTATTAATTGGGGCTCCAATTACACTTGTTTCCCTCATTATCGCACATGCATATTTGTATTTATTCTTGCTATAA